GATCGCCCCGACGAGACCGACGGCTATCCAGAGGGCGATCGATTTCGGCGTCATTCGGGATCTTTCCGGCACCTCGGGGCCGGTTTCGGGCATGACTGACGTAGGCATGGCGGCTCCTGATTTCAACGGGGGTACGGCAGAGAACGGAAGAGGCGGAAGGGAAGAGGGGGACGGTGCGGCTGCTGCCGCCGGTCAACGATGTCGGTCGCGGTGCCCGGCGGAGCGCCGGTCCGACAGCGCGTACGCGGCGAGCAGGCAGAGGCCGCATCCCGGGACCCAGGCGAGCTGGTACCAGTAGAAGAACGGCGTTCCCGCGAGCCGTGGCTCCGCACCGGCGTACCAGGGGACCCAGAGCAGTCCCGCGGCGGGCGCGAGGAGCAGTACGGCGATCGCGACGCGCCGTAGCCGGTGGTGACCGGTCTGTGCCATGACCTGCTCTCCTCTCCCGCTTCCTGGGGGTCTGTGCAAGAGTTGCCCACTCGTCGGGATCGGTTGACAGCGAATTTCCAGAAGATTTCGCGCCGATTCCCTGTCAT
This genomic stretch from Streptomyces deccanensis harbors:
- a CDS encoding DUF3311 domain-containing protein, which encodes MAQTGHHRLRRVAIAVLLLAPAAGLLWVPWYAGAEPRLAGTPFFYWYQLAWVPGCGLCLLAAYALSDRRSAGHRDRHR